CGGGATCCGCTCGTGCGCAAGGTGATGGAGGCGGCCTTCAAGAAGCTCGAGCAGGGCGCGCTGGTGGCGCCCCAGGCGGAGCTGGAAGACATCCTCTCGCTGGCGGCCGAGGCCCTGAAGCGCACGGACATCGACGGGCCCTGCGAGGCGCGGATGAGCCGGCGCTTCCGGGTCGGACCGCGCCAGGACACCTGGGTGTGGAGCTTCGACCACGCCGAGGACCCCGTCCTGCGCGAGCTTCGAGAGGGATTCGACCGGGCCTTCTCCAGCCGGGGAAGCCGCCCCGGGCGCATCATCCAGCCGGAGCCGGAGCAGGTGGCGCGGCTCGATCGCGCCTGTGCCCTGCTGGCTCGGGTGCTGCCCGAGGTCGGTGCGAGCGTGCTCGGACACATCAGCTCCATCTGCCTCCTGGAGGTGGAGGTCGAGGGCGGGAAGATGATGTCCGCCTCGGGAGGAGACGGCATTCCCTCGACCGTCTTCATGTCGCCGGAGCAGTTGCGCAACCCCTGGGACGCCGCCGGACACCTCCTGCATGAGGGACTGCACCTCAAGCTCTTCGACGTCGTCCGCGCCCACACGCTCGTGGATCCCCACAGCGACCCGTTGGAGATTCCCTGGCGCGACATTCCCTGGCCAATGGTTCGCGCCATCTTCGCGTTCCACGTCTACGCGCACATCGAGCTGTACCGGGCCGCGGTCGACCAGGCGGACGCCGGGTTGCTCCGGGAGTTCGGCGAGCCGGGCAGCTACACGGACAACCGCCATGCCATGTCGGTGTCGCGCAACAACGAGAGCGTGCCGTATGGGCTCTCGGTGGATCGCACGCGCTTCCTCGGAAAGCACCTGCGCACCACCTGGGCCTCGCGGCTCACGCCCGAGGGTCTCCAGCTGACGCGCTGGCTGCAACAGTGCCTGGCTCCTTTCGTCGACTGGGACGCTTGAGGTGACACATGTCCTCGCAATGGCGCTACACGAAGACGCCGGACCTCAGGCTCCGCCCGCTGAAGGAGCATGGCTATCTGCTGGTGTTCACGCCCTCGCGCCCCCGGCTGCACTGGCTCAACTTGAATGCGTGGCTCATCTTCGAGCTCTGTGACGGCAAGACCGAGGAGCAGCTCCGTCAGGCCTACGTGGCCGCCGTCTCGCGCAAGCTCTCTCCCG
Above is a window of Cystobacter fuscus DNA encoding:
- a CDS encoding aKG-HExxH-type peptide beta-hydroxylase: MALSESLRSQGQQEASLLDAIRTADRELTRHPVFGDSKRIHALVLERYKFGLELFAERLPAVAALLPPLTEGGDARARRLYRDPLVRKVMEAAFKKLEQGALVAPQAELEDILSLAAEALKRTDIDGPCEARMSRRFRVGPRQDTWVWSFDHAEDPVLRELREGFDRAFSSRGSRPGRIIQPEPEQVARLDRACALLARVLPEVGASVLGHISSICLLEVEVEGGKMMSASGGDGIPSTVFMSPEQLRNPWDAAGHLLHEGLHLKLFDVVRAHTLVDPHSDPLEIPWRDIPWPMVRAIFAFHVYAHIELYRAAVDQADAGLLREFGEPGSYTDNRHAMSVSRNNESVPYGLSVDRTRFLGKHLRTTWASRLTPEGLQLTRWLQQCLAPFVDWDA